In Sphingobacteriaceae bacterium, the following proteins share a genomic window:
- a CDS encoding RNA polymerase sigma-70 factor, translating into MTDLADNFEEMYKVHYKMLRNAAENIVGDADAAHDVVQDVFIKLWNRRDEVSAILNKKAYLFKSVINASITYLENNKNKTSIGDLKIESSGQTDTPVLVKELESKIQLALNALPPKCKAIFVLSRFEGLKNKEISEYLGLSIKTVENQMGIALKKMKEDLKPYLTKEFFSLATVLGFSVIFKILHDSGLII; encoded by the coding sequence ATGACAGACCTTGCAGATAATTTTGAAGAGATGTACAAAGTGCATTACAAAATGCTGCGCAATGCTGCTGAAAACATTGTGGGCGACGCAGATGCCGCTCACGACGTGGTTCAGGACGTTTTTATTAAACTCTGGAACAGAAGAGATGAGGTTTCAGCAATTCTAAATAAAAAAGCCTATTTGTTTAAATCCGTTATCAACGCCTCGATCACCTATCTGGAAAACAATAAAAATAAAACCAGTATTGGCGATTTAAAGATTGAGTCCTCGGGACAAACAGACACTCCGGTTTTGGTTAAAGAATTGGAATCAAAAATACAATTAGCTTTAAACGCTTTGCCGCCAAAATGCAAGGCTATTTTTGTTTTAAGTCGCTTTGAAGGATTAAAAAATAAAGAGATTTCTGAGTACCTGGGATTGTCGATTAAAACAGTGGAAAATCAAATGGGAATTGCTTTGAAAAAGATGAAAGAAGATTTAAAACCTTACCTCACAAAAGAGTTTTTTTCGCTGGCCACAGTACTGGGATTTTCAGTTATTTTTAAGATTTTGCACGATTCAGGATTAATAATTTAA
- a CDS encoding antibiotic biosynthesis monooxygenase produces the protein MIKRIVKMSFDPEKIEEFKSIFENNWQYIKGFEGCNHVELLQDKNTPTIFFTFSLWKSEEHLNAYRHSELFEKVWGATKILFNDKPSAWSLNELDFSQASHSH, from the coding sequence ATGATTAAACGTATTGTGAAAATGAGTTTTGATCCCGAAAAAATAGAAGAATTCAAATCTATTTTTGAAAACAACTGGCAATATATTAAAGGCTTCGAGGGCTGTAACCATGTGGAATTGTTGCAGGATAAAAACACACCAACTATTTTTTTTACGTTTAGTTTGTGGAAAAGCGAAGAGCATTTAAACGCATATCGCCATTCCGAATTGTTTGAAAAAGTATGGGGCGCCACAAAAATTCTCTTTAACGACAAGCCCTCAGCATGGTCGCTCAATGAACTTGATTTTTCACAAGCGTCTCACAGCCACTAA
- a CDS encoding phosphate starvation-inducible protein PhoH, which yields MNEKIITLDSIEPVEIYGVNDVKLNVIKKHFPKLKLIARGYSLKVLGDAQEITRFEKKLDLLVDHYHRSGVLTDTVIERLLGQTGDNIVESKDEALNNDIILFGNNGLVIKAKTENQRKMVSGIVKNDMLFAVGPAGTGKTYTAVALAVKALKNKEVKRIILTRPAVEAGENLGFLPGDMKEKLDPYMQPLYDALNDMIPSEKLNQYLESRTVQIAPLAFMRGRTLDNAFVILDEAQNTTESQMKMFLTRMGANAKFIVTGDPTQVDLPARQNSGLLQALRLLKKVEGISVIELDNTDVIRHKLVRAIIEKYEAKP from the coding sequence ATGAATGAAAAAATAATCACCCTTGACAGCATTGAGCCAGTTGAAATTTACGGTGTGAATGATGTAAAACTGAATGTCATTAAAAAACATTTTCCAAAACTTAAATTAATTGCCAGAGGCTATTCACTGAAAGTACTTGGTGATGCCCAGGAAATTACACGTTTCGAAAAAAAACTTGATCTTCTAGTAGATCATTACCACCGCAGCGGAGTTCTTACAGATACTGTAATTGAACGCCTGCTGGGGCAAACCGGCGATAATATTGTTGAATCAAAAGACGAGGCGTTAAATAATGACATAATTCTTTTTGGAAATAACGGCCTTGTTATAAAAGCCAAAACCGAGAACCAACGTAAAATGGTGAGCGGTATTGTTAAGAATGATATGCTCTTCGCTGTTGGTCCTGCGGGAACCGGTAAGACCTACACTGCTGTTGCCCTGGCGGTAAAAGCTTTAAAGAACAAAGAGGTGAAACGTATAATTTTGACGCGACCTGCAGTTGAAGCGGGAGAAAATCTTGGTTTCCTGCCCGGGGATATGAAAGAAAAGCTCGACCCTTATATGCAGCCATTGTATGACGCCTTAAACGATATGATTCCCAGTGAGAAGCTGAATCAATATTTAGAAAGTCGCACAGTTCAAATTGCTCCCCTGGCTTTTATGAGAGGTCGTACTTTAGACAATGCTTTTGTAATACTTGATGAAGCGCAGAATACCACAGAAAGCCAGATGAAGATGTTTTTAACCCGTATGGGTGCAAATGCTAAATTTATTGTGACCGGCGATCCAACTCAGGTCGATCTTCCTGCAAGGCAGAACAGTGGCTTACTTCAGGCGTTGCGTTTATTAAAAAAGGTAGAAGGTATTAGTGTTATTGAACTAGATAACACCGATGTAATTCGCCATAAATTAGTAAGAGCTATTATTGAAAAATACGAAGCAAAACCTTAA
- a CDS encoding NAD-dependent dehydratase, whose protein sequence is MQKRILITGAAGFLGSHLCDRFIKEGMRVVAMDNLITGDLKNIEHLFKLEQFEFYHHDVSKFIHVPGDIDYILHFASPASPIDYLKIPIQTLKVSSLGSHNVLGLARVKKARVLVASTSEVYGDPHVHPQTEEYWGNVNPVGPRGCYDEAKRFMEAITMAYHDYHGLETRIIRIFNTYGPRMRLNDGRVLPAFIGQALRGEDLTMFGDGSQTRSFCYVDDLVEGIYRLLMSDYHLPVNIGNPSEITIKEFGEEILKLTGAKQKLISLPLPKDDPKQRRPDITKAKEILGWEPKVNRAEGLKITYEYFKSLSKDDLNKVEHRTFN, encoded by the coding sequence ATGCAAAAAAGAATATTAATAACAGGAGCAGCAGGTTTTTTAGGATCGCATTTATGTGATCGCTTTATAAAGGAAGGAATGCGCGTTGTTGCCATGGATAATTTAATTACCGGCGACCTTAAAAACATCGAACACCTGTTTAAATTAGAACAGTTTGAGTTTTATCACCACGACGTGTCTAAATTTATCCATGTACCAGGCGATATCGACTATATTTTACATTTTGCTTCACCCGCAAGCCCTATCGACTATTTAAAAATTCCTATTCAAACTTTAAAGGTTTCTTCCTTAGGGTCTCATAATGTTCTTGGATTGGCACGTGTAAAAAAAGCAAGAGTTCTTGTTGCTTCTACCAGCGAGGTTTATGGAGATCCACACGTGCATCCGCAAACAGAAGAATATTGGGGAAATGTAAATCCTGTTGGTCCCCGTGGTTGTTACGACGAAGCTAAACGTTTTATGGAAGCCATTACCATGGCCTATCACGATTATCACGGATTAGAAACGCGAATCATTCGTATTTTTAATACTTATGGGCCACGTATGCGACTGAATGACGGCCGCGTATTACCGGCATTTATCGGACAGGCATTGCGTGGTGAGGACCTTACCATGTTTGGGGATGGATCTCAAACGCGTAGTTTTTGTTACGTGGATGATTTGGTGGAAGGCATTTACCGTTTACTGATGAGTGATTATCATTTGCCTGTAAACATTGGCAATCCAAGCGAGATCACCATTAAAGAATTTGGTGAAGAGATTTTAAAACTTACCGGAGCTAAACAAAAATTAATTTCATTGCCATTGCCTAAAGATGATCCCAAACAACGTCGTCCCGATATTACCAAAGCAAAAGAAATTTTGGGTTGGGAGCCGAAGGTGAATCGTGCAGAGGGCTTAAAAATAACTTATGAATACTTTAAATCTCTAAGCAAAGACGATTTAAATAAGGTAGAACACAGAACTTTCAACTAA
- a CDS encoding UDP-glucose 6-dehydrogenase, translating to MKITVVGTGYVGLVTGTCFAEVGVDVTCVDIDQQKIDNLNKGILPIYEPGLEEMVERNTTKKRLHFSTSLQESIKEAEVAFIAVGTPPDEDGSADLKYVLAVAAGIGQHMQKPLVVVTKSTVPVTTAEKVRKALQAELDKRGAKIDFYVASNPEFLKEGAAIEDFMKPDRIVVGTDRHEAEEIMRKLYKPFLLNGHPIIFMDIPSAEMTKYAANAMLATKISFMNDVANLCEIMGADVNMVRKGIGSDGRIGHKFIYPGVGYGGSCFPKDVKALIKTAKEHKYNMRILNAVEEVNELQKEVLFNKVRTHFNNNLKGKTFALWGLSFKPKTDDMREAPSLVIIEKLLKAGASVVAYDPVAMHEAQRMIGDTIAYSNDMYDTMNGADALLIVTEWPEFRSPDFEEVGKRLSNKVIFDGRNIFDHKDMKDLGYDYYCIGVNTNT from the coding sequence ATGAAAATTACAGTTGTAGGAACAGGATACGTAGGTTTAGTAACGGGAACTTGTTTTGCCGAGGTAGGGGTGGATGTAACCTGTGTTGACATCGATCAACAAAAGATTGATAACCTCAATAAAGGTATTCTGCCCATTTACGAGCCAGGTCTTGAAGAAATGGTGGAAAGAAATACCACAAAAAAACGTTTACATTTTTCTACTTCTTTGCAGGAAAGCATCAAAGAAGCTGAAGTAGCCTTTATTGCAGTGGGAACACCTCCTGATGAAGATGGTTCAGCAGATTTGAAGTATGTTTTAGCAGTAGCAGCTGGTATAGGCCAGCACATGCAAAAACCCTTGGTAGTTGTCACAAAATCTACCGTTCCGGTAACCACAGCAGAAAAAGTACGTAAAGCTTTGCAGGCAGAGCTTGACAAGCGTGGCGCCAAAATTGATTTTTATGTTGCCTCCAATCCTGAATTTTTAAAAGAAGGAGCAGCTATCGAAGATTTTATGAAACCAGATCGCATTGTAGTTGGCACCGACAGACATGAGGCGGAAGAAATAATGCGCAAATTGTACAAGCCATTTTTATTGAACGGGCATCCTATTATTTTTATGGATATTCCGAGTGCTGAAATGACCAAATATGCAGCCAATGCTATGTTAGCAACTAAAATCAGTTTTATGAACGACGTGGCCAATCTTTGTGAGATCATGGGCGCAGACGTAAACATGGTGCGAAAAGGAATTGGAAGCGATGGCCGTATTGGTCATAAATTTATTTACCCGGGTGTTGGTTATGGAGGAAGCTGTTTTCCTAAAGATGTAAAAGCCTTGATTAAAACGGCTAAAGAACATAAATACAACATGCGTATTTTAAATGCTGTAGAAGAAGTAAACGAGCTTCAAAAAGAAGTGTTGTTTAATAAGGTTCGCACGCATTTTAATAATAACTTAAAAGGTAAAACTTTTGCGCTTTGGGGCTTATCCTTCAAGCCAAAAACAGACGACATGCGTGAAGCTCCAAGCTTAGTGATCATCGAAAAATTATTAAAAGCAGGAGCAAGTGTTGTGGCTTATGATCCGGTTGCCATGCACGAAGCACAAAGAATGATTGGCGACACTATTGCGTATTCCAACGATATGTACGATACCATGAATGGAGCGGATGCTTTATTGATAGTAACAGAATGGCCTGAATTCAGATCTCCTGATTTTGAAGAAGTCGGAAAGCGTCTTTCAAACAAAGTTATTTTTGACGGAAGAAATATTTTTGATCACAAGGATATGAAAGATTTGGGTTACGATTATTACTGTATCGGGGTTAACACAAATACTTAG
- a CDS encoding transcriptional regulator, producing the protein MVDLKGQYEKIKSEVDAGIQQVLDTTAFINGPAVKEFQADLEAYLKVKHVIPCANGTDALQIAMMALGLKAGDEVITASFTYVATAEVIGLLGLTPVLVDVYPDTFDIDIEAMERNITSKTKAIVPVHLFGQCANMEKIMAIAKKHNLYVIEDVAQAIGSDYFFADGKTAKAGTIGTIGCTSFFPSKNLGCYGDGGAMYTNDDELAKKLRMIAHHGQSIQYHHDVLGVNSRLDTIQAAILKVKLKHLDEYAAARNKVADHYDKAFANHPKLKTPFRSKHSNHVFHQYTLQLKDIDRSKLREQLAERGVSSMIYYPIPLHMQKAFASERHKPGNFPVTEKLCACVLSLPMHTELDQETLEYITKTVLELI; encoded by the coding sequence ATGGTTGACCTGAAAGGTCAATACGAGAAGATTAAAAGTGAAGTAGACGCAGGCATTCAACAAGTACTCGATACAACGGCGTTTATTAACGGTCCGGCTGTTAAAGAATTTCAGGCAGATCTTGAGGCTTATCTGAAAGTAAAACACGTTATTCCCTGTGCCAATGGCACCGATGCCTTACAAATTGCTATGATGGCCCTTGGTTTAAAAGCAGGTGATGAAGTTATTACCGCTAGTTTTACATATGTAGCTACCGCAGAGGTAATCGGCCTTCTTGGTCTTACTCCTGTTCTTGTAGATGTTTATCCTGATACTTTTGATATTGATATTGAGGCAATGGAGCGCAATATAACATCAAAAACCAAAGCCATTGTTCCGGTGCATTTATTCGGACAATGCGCTAATATGGAAAAGATCATGGCTATAGCAAAAAAACACAACTTATATGTTATTGAAGATGTGGCCCAGGCCATTGGGAGTGATTATTTCTTTGCCGACGGTAAAACAGCAAAGGCCGGAACTATTGGTACGATAGGTTGTACTTCTTTTTTTCCAAGTAAGAATTTAGGGTGTTACGGTGACGGCGGTGCTATGTATACCAACGACGACGAGCTGGCTAAAAAATTAAGGATGATTGCCCATCATGGACAAAGTATACAATATCATCATGATGTTCTTGGTGTAAACTCGCGTCTCGACACAATTCAGGCCGCTATCTTGAAAGTAAAACTTAAACACCTGGATGAATATGCTGCGGCGAGAAATAAGGTGGCAGATCATTACGATAAAGCTTTTGCAAATCACCCTAAATTAAAAACACCTTTTCGCTCTAAACATTCAAATCATGTATTTCATCAATACACTTTGCAATTAAAAGATATTGACAGATCAAAGCTCCGCGAACAATTAGCCGAACGCGGTGTGTCTTCTATGATCTATTATCCTATACCTTTACATATGCAAAAAGCTTTTGCAAGTGAACGCCATAAACCAGGTAATTTTCCTGTGACAGAAAAATTATGCGCTTGCGTGCTTTCGCTCCCAATGCATACAGAGCTTGATCAGGAAACTTTGGAATATATTACTAAAACAGTTTTAGAATTAATCTAG
- a CDS encoding thioesterase, protein MIRAETKIRVRYGETDQMGYAYYGIYAQYYEVGRVEAMRLLGFSYKEVEARGIMLPVVDYSINYKKPALYDDEITVVTRMWEKPKGVRLPFDYECFNAKGELLNSGQVVLVCVDKVTGKVCGLPDWFSKAFDPFFPV, encoded by the coding sequence ATGATCAGAGCAGAAACAAAAATCAGAGTGAGATATGGCGAAACCGACCAAATGGGCTACGCTTATTATGGAATATACGCGCAGTATTATGAAGTAGGTAGGGTAGAAGCCATGCGTTTACTGGGATTTAGTTATAAAGAGGTGGAGGCTCGTGGAATTATGCTGCCGGTTGTAGATTACTCTATTAATTATAAAAAACCTGCTCTTTACGACGATGAAATTACAGTGGTAACCCGCATGTGGGAAAAACCAAAAGGGGTAAGGCTTCCATTTGATTATGAGTGTTTTAATGCTAAAGGAGAACTTCTCAATTCTGGACAGGTAGTGCTTGTTTGCGTTGATAAAGTCACGGGTAAGGTATGTGGTCTGCCTGATTGGTTTAGTAAGGCTTTTGATCCCTTTTTTCCTGTTTAG
- a CDS encoding chromosomal replication initiator protein DnaA: MKEKTAEQVWNGCLEIVKDNVSPQNFKTWFDPIKPIKINNNVLTIQVPSQFFYEWIEEHYITLIKKVIKKELGPEGRLEYNIIMDNASGKTETPITFKLPNINTNLKNPSVSMPIDISGNNPIKNPFVIPGLKKVQVESQLNPNYSFDNFVEGDCNRLSRSAGYAVAQKPGGNAFNPLLLYGGVGLGKTHLAQAIGIEVKKNYPNKTVLYVQSEKFITQFIESIKNNNQNDFVHFYQMIDVLIIDDVQYFAGKEKTQDVFFHIFNHLHQLGKQIILTADRAPVDIQGIEQRLLSRFKWGLSADLQAPGLETRIAILDKKVYNEGIQLPKEVNEYLAYSITSNVRELEGALISLLAQSSLNKKTITLELAKTMIDKFVKSTAREVSIDYIQKVVCDYFDLAIDTMKSKTRKREVVQARQIAMYFAKSMTKSSLATIGMHCGGKDHATVLHACRTVNNLMDTDKRFKAYIEELEKKISITN; this comes from the coding sequence ATGAAAGAAAAAACTGCTGAGCAAGTTTGGAATGGTTGCCTGGAAATTGTAAAAGATAATGTTAGCCCACAAAATTTTAAAACATGGTTTGATCCGATTAAACCAATCAAAATAAATAACAACGTTTTAACCATTCAGGTTCCCTCACAATTTTTTTATGAATGGATTGAAGAACATTACATCACTTTAATTAAAAAAGTAATTAAAAAAGAATTAGGGCCAGAAGGTCGTTTAGAATACAATATTATTATGGATAATGCTTCAGGTAAAACTGAAACTCCTATTACTTTTAAATTACCTAATATCAATACCAATTTAAAAAACCCTTCGGTTTCTATGCCGATTGATATCAGCGGTAATAATCCTATTAAAAATCCCTTTGTTATTCCAGGTTTAAAAAAGGTTCAGGTTGAATCTCAGTTAAATCCAAATTACAGCTTTGACAATTTTGTAGAAGGAGACTGTAACCGCTTGTCCCGCAGCGCAGGATACGCAGTAGCACAAAAACCAGGTGGAAATGCTTTTAATCCTTTATTATTATATGGTGGTGTTGGTTTAGGTAAAACCCACTTAGCTCAGGCCATTGGTATCGAAGTAAAAAAGAATTATCCTAACAAGACTGTACTTTATGTACAATCTGAAAAATTTATTACTCAGTTTATTGAGTCTATTAAAAACAACAATCAAAATGATTTCGTACACTTCTACCAAATGATAGACGTGTTGATCATTGATGACGTTCAATACTTTGCAGGAAAAGAAAAAACACAAGATGTGTTCTTCCATATCTTTAATCACCTGCACCAATTAGGAAAACAAATTATCTTAACGGCAGACCGTGCTCCTGTTGACATCCAGGGAATCGAACAACGCTTATTATCCCGTTTCAAATGGGGGCTTAGCGCTGATCTTCAGGCACCTGGATTAGAAACACGTATCGCGATCTTAGATAAAAAAGTATACAACGAAGGAATTCAACTTCCAAAAGAGGTAAACGAATACCTTGCCTATAGCATTACTTCAAACGTACGTGAACTAGAAGGAGCATTAATCTCTTTACTGGCACAATCAAGCTTAAACAAGAAAACAATCACTTTGGAATTAGCCAAAACAATGATTGATAAATTTGTGAAGAGTACTGCACGCGAGGTTTCCATTGATTATATTCAAAAAGTAGTTTGTGACTATTTTGATCTTGCTATTGACACTATGAAATCAAAAACACGTAAACGTGAAGTGGTTCAAGCCCGTCAGATTGCAATGTACTTTGCAAAAAGTATGACCAAATCATCTTTAGCTACAATCGGTATGCATTGCGGTGGTAAAGATCACGCTACTGTATTACATGCTTGCCGCACGGTAAATAACTTAATGGATACTGATAAACGTTTTAAAGCTTACATCGAAGAGCTTGAGAAAAAAATCAGCATTACTAATTAA
- a CDS encoding 3-hydroxybutyryl-CoA dehydrogenase (converts (S)-3-hydroxybutanoyl-CoA to 3-acetoacetyl-CoA): MKNITVIGSGTMGNGIAHTFAQAGYSVNLVDVNENALQKAIATITKNLDRQVQKGTIDDAAKTTTLKNISTSTDLTKAASNADLVVEAASENIEIKFKIFKQLDEICPPNTILASNTSSISITQIAAVTKRADKVIGMHFMNPVPVMKLVEVIRGYSTSDEVCDLIMETSKKLGKIPVEVNDIPGFVANRILMPMINEAIITLNEGVAGVEEIDTVMKLGMAHPMGPLQLADFIGLDVCLNILRVLQDGFGNPKYAPCPLLVNMVTAGHLGVKSGKGFYDYSSGTKDLILADRFKKKTNAIA; this comes from the coding sequence ATGAAGAACATTACTGTGATAGGCAGCGGAACCATGGGAAACGGCATTGCACATACATTTGCGCAAGCGGGCTATAGTGTGAATCTTGTTGATGTAAATGAAAATGCCCTGCAAAAAGCTATAGCAACCATTACCAAAAATTTAGACAGACAAGTTCAAAAAGGAACTATCGACGACGCTGCTAAAACTACAACTTTAAAAAATATAAGTACTTCCACCGACCTTACCAAAGCTGCTTCAAATGCCGATCTTGTAGTGGAAGCTGCCAGCGAGAACATAGAGATTAAATTCAAAATTTTTAAGCAGCTCGACGAAATCTGTCCTCCTAATACCATACTTGCAAGTAACACTTCCTCTATATCTATTACACAAATTGCAGCAGTTACAAAGCGCGCAGATAAAGTAATCGGCATGCACTTTATGAATCCGGTACCGGTGATGAAGCTCGTTGAAGTGATTCGTGGTTACAGTACCTCAGATGAGGTGTGTGATCTGATCATGGAAACTTCTAAAAAATTGGGAAAAATTCCTGTAGAGGTAAATGACATTCCGGGATTCGTAGCAAATAGAATTTTAATGCCTATGATTAACGAAGCTATCATAACTCTAAATGAGGGAGTTGCCGGTGTTGAAGAAATTGATACGGTTATGAAATTAGGCATGGCTCATCCGATGGGTCCTTTACAATTAGCGGATTTTATTGGCCTGGATGTATGCCTGAACATTCTACGCGTGCTACAAGATGGTTTTGGAAACCCGAAATACGCTCCTTGTCCTTTATTAGTAAATATGGTAACCGCAGGTCACCTGGGTGTAAAATCAGGAAAAGGGTTTTATGATTACAGTAGTGGCACCAAAGATTTAATTTTAGCCGATCGTTTTAAAAAGAAAACCAACGCAATAGCATAA
- a CDS encoding 2-amino-3-carboxymuconate-6-semialdehyde decarboxylase, which translates to MFTIDTHTHIIPKQLPDFTKKFGYGEFITLDHHAPGRAWMMQGNKRFREITDNCWDAEVRINEMQHHLADMQVICTIPVMFSYWAKAKDGLEISQFLNDDIATTVNNHPEKFIGLATVPMQDTDMAVKELERCMKLGFRGVQIGSNINNLNLNETQFDEFFAACEKLNAAILVHPWQMMGQEHMAKYWLPWLVGMPAEISRAICSMIFGGIFEKYKNLKVCFAHGGGSFLPTISRIEHGWDCRPDLVAIDNPVNPKDYLGKFWVDSHVCDHKMLQYIIDMVGVDKVVQGSDYPFPLGEAVPGELVRTSPLKQSEKETIMGSAAKSWLGL; encoded by the coding sequence ATGTTTACTATAGATACTCACACGCACATTATCCCTAAACAACTTCCGGATTTTACCAAGAAATTTGGTTATGGTGAATTCATCACTTTAGATCATCATGCGCCGGGAAGAGCCTGGATGATGCAGGGAAACAAACGCTTTAGAGAAATAACCGATAATTGCTGGGATGCTGAAGTACGAATAAATGAGATGCAACACCACTTGGCCGACATGCAGGTTATCTGTACCATTCCTGTAATGTTCAGCTATTGGGCAAAAGCAAAAGATGGTCTCGAGATCAGTCAATTCTTAAATGATGACATTGCAACTACTGTAAATAATCATCCTGAAAAATTTATTGGATTAGCTACCGTGCCCATGCAGGATACAGATATGGCCGTAAAAGAGTTAGAGCGTTGTATGAAACTCGGTTTCAGAGGTGTACAAATAGGTAGTAACATCAATAATTTAAATTTGAACGAAACGCAGTTTGATGAGTTTTTTGCAGCCTGCGAAAAATTAAACGCTGCTATATTGGTGCATCCCTGGCAAATGATGGGACAAGAACACATGGCAAAATATTGGTTACCGTGGCTTGTAGGAATGCCCGCAGAAATCAGCAGAGCCATTTGCAGTATGATTTTTGGTGGAATTTTTGAAAAATATAAAAATCTGAAAGTGTGTTTTGCACATGGTGGAGGATCTTTTTTACCAACCATCAGTCGCATCGAACATGGCTGGGATTGCCGTCCAGACCTTGTAGCTATCGATAATCCGGTAAATCCCAAAGATTATCTCGGAAAGTTTTGGGTGGATAGTCATGTATGCGATCATAAGATGCTACAATACATTATTGATATGGTTGGCGTTGATAAAGTTGTGCAGGGAAGCGATTATCCTTTTCCCTTAGGCGAAGCAGTACCTGGAGAACTTGTGAGAACCTCGCCACTAAAACAATCAGAGAAAGAAACTATAATGGGATCAGCCGCTAAAAGCTGGCTGGGATTGTAG
- a CDS encoding MerR family transcriptional regulator, translated as MSVNEKEETEKLYYSISEVSDLFDLNASTLRFWEKEFDVLKPTKNKKGNRLFTKKDIEHIASIVELVKQKGYTIQGAKEQLKNKSVVKSAGSHADVIEKLKNIKAKLIELRDNQD; from the coding sequence ATGAGTGTAAACGAAAAAGAAGAAACCGAAAAGCTATACTATTCCATTAGCGAGGTTTCTGACTTGTTTGACTTAAACGCCAGTACGCTTCGTTTTTGGGAAAAGGAATTTGACGTACTTAAACCGACGAAAAACAAAAAAGGTAATCGCTTATTTACAAAAAAGGATATCGAACACATTGCCAGCATCGTTGAGCTGGTAAAACAAAAAGGGTATACCATTCAAGGCGCAAAGGAACAACTTAAAAATAAATCTGTTGTTAAGTCAGCAGGCTCCCATGCCGATGTGATTGAAAAACTTAAGAATATAAAAGCAAAACTCATCGAACTTCGCGATAATCAGGATTAA
- a CDS encoding DUF2279 domain-containing protein — MLIFTGMRPRLSLFIFLVFLTQVFLGQNDSLKADPFKKRKVVLASSTGALTVGSLFYLNVAWYSGYNTGKFHFFNDNKEWLQMDKVGHTFTTYQMSRLMMNAFDWAGYTRKQKLIYGGGIGFVYMTTIEVMDGFSRGWGFSWGDQLADGLGTGMAIAQELAWREQRFQLKLSYSESGLAKYNPALLGETPYTQVLKDYNGQTYWLSINPSAFIKRENKFPKWLNIALGYGAYGMLGGHYNNSVVVDNEGNVLKFDRERRFYLSLDVDLTRIKTKSKILKGIFSVVNMLKFPAPALQCTKNGFRFYPIYY, encoded by the coding sequence ATGCTTATCTTTACAGGGATGCGCCCGAGGCTTTCCTTATTTATTTTTTTAGTTTTTCTGACTCAGGTTTTTTTGGGTCAAAACGATTCTCTTAAAGCCGACCCATTTAAAAAGCGAAAAGTAGTTCTTGCATCTTCAACAGGTGCCTTAACTGTAGGTTCTCTTTTTTATTTGAACGTAGCCTGGTATAGCGGATATAATACAGGGAAATTTCATTTTTTCAATGATAACAAAGAGTGGCTTCAGATGGATAAAGTAGGACATACTTTCACCACATATCAAATGTCACGCTTAATGATGAATGCTTTTGACTGGGCAGGTTATACAAGAAAACAAAAACTTATTTACGGTGGGGGTATTGGATTTGTGTACATGACAACAATAGAAGTAATGGATGGTTTTAGCAGAGGCTGGGGATTTTCATGGGGAGATCAATTGGCCGATGGTTTGGGAACCGGCATGGCTATTGCCCAGGAGCTTGCCTGGAGAGAACAGCGTTTCCAGCTAAAATTGTCTTATTCAGAAAGCGGACTTGCAAAATACAATCCTGCTTTACTTGGTGAAACACCTTACACGCAGGTTCTAAAGGATTACAATGGACAAACTTATTGGTTAAGCATAAATCCTTCTGCATTTATAAAAAGAGAAAACAAATTTCCGAAATGGTTAAATATAGCCTTGGGCTATGGTGCTTATGGCATGCTTGGTGGTCACTACAATAATAGTGTGGTTGTGGATAATGAAGGGAACGTTTTAAAATTTGACAGAGAACGAAGATTCTATTTAAGTTTAGATGTGGACCTGACACGTATTAAAACAAAATCAAAAATTTTAAAAGGAATTTTTTCAGTGGTTAACATGCTGAAATTTCCAGCGCCAGCCCTGCAATGCACTAAGAACGGCTTTCGTTTTTATCCGATTTATTACTAA